The following are encoded together in the Mastacembelus armatus unplaced genomic scaffold, fMasArm1.2, whole genome shotgun sequence genome:
- the man1b1b gene encoding mannosidase, alpha, class 1B, member 1b isoform X1 → MHPQSQQDYVSISFAGQGCYNNNKKWRRQSWWRKWKQLSRLQRSLILFISVLLFICGIASYPTVTEQLRGLTDGGPDTGSNSVLKPIIPHVLPQGQPPLPEQPSQRKLSNKRGPPVLQNRLQKKGNTSDVTVEDKVADVKKEGEERVVISWRGAVIDTDQATESTKDGESKEHLPTHQETTFSKESEASWLEEVREAFRHAWKGYKDFAWGHDELRPMSKSYSEWFGLGLTLIDALDTMWIMELKEEFKEAKAWVAAELTFNKNVDVNLFESTIRILGGLLSTYHLTGDTLFLDKAKDIGFRLMPAFKTPSKIPYSDVNIGKGTAHPPRWTSDSTVAEVTSIQLEFRELSRLTQEPQYEAVVTDVMKQIHKLEGKLDGLVPMFINTNNGQFTHQGIYTLGARADSYYEYLLKQWIQGGKKENQLLEDYLQAIEGVKKNLLQKSSPNGLTFVGEVSHGQFSPKMDHLVCFLPGTLALGAHNGLPADHMDLAKELMETCYQMYVQMETGLSPEIVHFNMYQGSTRDIDVKLADRHNLLRPETVESLFYLYRFTKDHKYRNWGWEILQNFNKYTKVSSGGYTSINNVRDPDYPSPRDKMESFFLGETLKYLYLLFSDNSNLISLDKYVFNTEAHPLPIWLSTV, encoded by the exons ATGCACCCACAATCACAACAGGACTATGTATCTATAAGCTTTGCTGGACAAGGATGTTACAATAACAATAAGAAGTGGAGGAGGCAGTCCTGGTGGAGG AAATGGAAACAGTTATCCAGGCTGCAGCGGAgcctcatcctcttcatcagcGTCCTCCTTTTTATCTGTGGAATTGCTTCCTATCCTACTGTTACAGAACAACTCAGAG GCCTTACAGATGGAGGACCAGACACAGGCAGTAACAGTGTCCTGAAACCCATAATCCCCCATGTGCTACCTCAGGGCCAACCACCATTGCCAGAACAACCCTCTCAG AGAAAATTATCTAATAAGAGAGGACCGCCTGTCCTACAGAATCGTCTTCAGAAGAAAGGAAACACTTCAGATGTCACAGTTGAGGACAAGGTAGCTGACGttaaaaaagaaggagaagagagagtgGTCATCAG CTGGCGTGGTGCAGTGATCGACACTGACCAGGCCACAGAAAGCACCAAGGATGGTGAAAGTAAGGAGCATTTACCTACACATCAAGAAACCACATTTTCAAAAGAGTCAG AAGCTAGCTGGCTGGAGGAGGTGCGAGAAGCTTTTAGACATGCATGGAAGGGTTATAAAGATTTTGCCTGGGGCCATGATGAGCTCAGGCCCATGTCGAAGTCCTACAGCGAGTGGTTTGGCCTTGGTTTGACGCTTATTGATGCCTTGGATACAATGTGGATCATGGAGCTTAAAGAAG AATTTAAAGAAGCAAAGGCATGGGTGGCTGCAGAACTCACATTCAACAAGAACGTAGATGTCAACCTGTTTGAGAGCACCATCCGTATCCTGGGAGGTCTGCTGAGTACCTACCATCTGACTGGAGATACGCTGTTCCTAGACAAAGCT AAAGACATTGGCTTTAGGCTAATGCCAGCTTTCAAGACACCATCCAAGATCCCCTACTCTGATGTGAACATTGGGAAAGGTACCGCCCACCCCCCCCGCTGGACCTCAGACAGCACTGTGGCTGAGGTTACAAGCATTCAATTGGAGTTCAGAGAGCTCAGCCGCCTCACCCAGGAACCACAGTATGAG GCTGTGGTGACTGACGTTATGAAACAGATCCATAAGCTGGAGGGCAAGCTTGATGGTCTTGTGCCAATGTTCATCAATACAAACAACGGACAGTTCACGCACCAGGGCATCTACACACTGGGAGCCAGAGCCGACAGTTACTATGAATACCTGCTGAAGCAGTGGATCCAAGGAGGCAAAAAGGAGAACCA GCTCTTGGAGGACTATCTGCAGGCAATAGAGGGTGTAAAGAAGAACCTGTTGCAGAAGTCTTCCCCAAATGGCCTTACCTTTGTTGGAGAAGTCTCACATGGACAATTCAGTCCTAAAATG GACCATCTAGTGTGCTTCCTACCAGGCACTCTGGCCCTTGGTGCTCACAATGGTCTGCCTGCTGATCACATGGATCTGGCGAAAGAGCTGATGGAGACCTGCTACCAGATGTATGTCCAGATGGAGACGGGCCTCAGTCCAGAGATTGTCCACTTCAACATGTATCAGGGAAGCACCCGAGACATCGATGTAAAG CTTGCAGACAGGCACAACCTTCTCAGACCAGAGACTGTGGAGAGTCTCTTCTATCTGTATAGGTTCACCAAGGACCACAAGTATCGGAACTGGGGTTGGGAGATTCTCCAAAACTTTAACAAGTACACCAAG GTTTCCTCTGGTGGCTACACCTCCATCAATAATGTGCGTGACCCAGACTACCCGAGCCCCCGAGACAAGATGGAGAGCTTCTTCCTAGGAGAGACACTGAAATATCTATACCTGCTCTTCTCAGATAACTCCAACCTCATCAGCCTAGACAAGTATGTCTTCAATACTGAAGCTCATCCTCTGCCTATATGGCTTTCCACTGTgtga
- the man1b1b gene encoding mannosidase, alpha, class 1B, member 1b isoform X2 codes for MHPQSQQDYVSISFAGQGCYNNNKKWRRQSWWRKWKQLSRLQRSLILFISVLLFICGIASYPTVTEQLRGLTDGGPDTGSNSVLKPIIPHVLPQGQPPLPEQPSQNRLQKKGNTSDVTVEDKVADVKKEGEERVVISWRGAVIDTDQATESTKDGESKEHLPTHQETTFSKESEASWLEEVREAFRHAWKGYKDFAWGHDELRPMSKSYSEWFGLGLTLIDALDTMWIMELKEEFKEAKAWVAAELTFNKNVDVNLFESTIRILGGLLSTYHLTGDTLFLDKAKDIGFRLMPAFKTPSKIPYSDVNIGKGTAHPPRWTSDSTVAEVTSIQLEFRELSRLTQEPQYEAVVTDVMKQIHKLEGKLDGLVPMFINTNNGQFTHQGIYTLGARADSYYEYLLKQWIQGGKKENQLLEDYLQAIEGVKKNLLQKSSPNGLTFVGEVSHGQFSPKMDHLVCFLPGTLALGAHNGLPADHMDLAKELMETCYQMYVQMETGLSPEIVHFNMYQGSTRDIDVKLADRHNLLRPETVESLFYLYRFTKDHKYRNWGWEILQNFNKYTKVSSGGYTSINNVRDPDYPSPRDKMESFFLGETLKYLYLLFSDNSNLISLDKYVFNTEAHPLPIWLSTV; via the exons ATGCACCCACAATCACAACAGGACTATGTATCTATAAGCTTTGCTGGACAAGGATGTTACAATAACAATAAGAAGTGGAGGAGGCAGTCCTGGTGGAGG AAATGGAAACAGTTATCCAGGCTGCAGCGGAgcctcatcctcttcatcagcGTCCTCCTTTTTATCTGTGGAATTGCTTCCTATCCTACTGTTACAGAACAACTCAGAG GCCTTACAGATGGAGGACCAGACACAGGCAGTAACAGTGTCCTGAAACCCATAATCCCCCATGTGCTACCTCAGGGCCAACCACCATTGCCAGAACAACCCTCTCAG AATCGTCTTCAGAAGAAAGGAAACACTTCAGATGTCACAGTTGAGGACAAGGTAGCTGACGttaaaaaagaaggagaagagagagtgGTCATCAG CTGGCGTGGTGCAGTGATCGACACTGACCAGGCCACAGAAAGCACCAAGGATGGTGAAAGTAAGGAGCATTTACCTACACATCAAGAAACCACATTTTCAAAAGAGTCAG AAGCTAGCTGGCTGGAGGAGGTGCGAGAAGCTTTTAGACATGCATGGAAGGGTTATAAAGATTTTGCCTGGGGCCATGATGAGCTCAGGCCCATGTCGAAGTCCTACAGCGAGTGGTTTGGCCTTGGTTTGACGCTTATTGATGCCTTGGATACAATGTGGATCATGGAGCTTAAAGAAG AATTTAAAGAAGCAAAGGCATGGGTGGCTGCAGAACTCACATTCAACAAGAACGTAGATGTCAACCTGTTTGAGAGCACCATCCGTATCCTGGGAGGTCTGCTGAGTACCTACCATCTGACTGGAGATACGCTGTTCCTAGACAAAGCT AAAGACATTGGCTTTAGGCTAATGCCAGCTTTCAAGACACCATCCAAGATCCCCTACTCTGATGTGAACATTGGGAAAGGTACCGCCCACCCCCCCCGCTGGACCTCAGACAGCACTGTGGCTGAGGTTACAAGCATTCAATTGGAGTTCAGAGAGCTCAGCCGCCTCACCCAGGAACCACAGTATGAG GCTGTGGTGACTGACGTTATGAAACAGATCCATAAGCTGGAGGGCAAGCTTGATGGTCTTGTGCCAATGTTCATCAATACAAACAACGGACAGTTCACGCACCAGGGCATCTACACACTGGGAGCCAGAGCCGACAGTTACTATGAATACCTGCTGAAGCAGTGGATCCAAGGAGGCAAAAAGGAGAACCA GCTCTTGGAGGACTATCTGCAGGCAATAGAGGGTGTAAAGAAGAACCTGTTGCAGAAGTCTTCCCCAAATGGCCTTACCTTTGTTGGAGAAGTCTCACATGGACAATTCAGTCCTAAAATG GACCATCTAGTGTGCTTCCTACCAGGCACTCTGGCCCTTGGTGCTCACAATGGTCTGCCTGCTGATCACATGGATCTGGCGAAAGAGCTGATGGAGACCTGCTACCAGATGTATGTCCAGATGGAGACGGGCCTCAGTCCAGAGATTGTCCACTTCAACATGTATCAGGGAAGCACCCGAGACATCGATGTAAAG CTTGCAGACAGGCACAACCTTCTCAGACCAGAGACTGTGGAGAGTCTCTTCTATCTGTATAGGTTCACCAAGGACCACAAGTATCGGAACTGGGGTTGGGAGATTCTCCAAAACTTTAACAAGTACACCAAG GTTTCCTCTGGTGGCTACACCTCCATCAATAATGTGCGTGACCCAGACTACCCGAGCCCCCGAGACAAGATGGAGAGCTTCTTCCTAGGAGAGACACTGAAATATCTATACCTGCTCTTCTCAGATAACTCCAACCTCATCAGCCTAGACAAGTATGTCTTCAATACTGAAGCTCATCCTCTGCCTATATGGCTTTCCACTGTgtga
- the man1b1b gene encoding mannosidase, alpha, class 1B, member 1b isoform X3 has product MHPQSQQDYVSISFAGQGCYNNNKKWRRQSWWRKWKQLSRLQRSLILFISVLLFICGIASYPTVTEQLRGLTDGGPDTGSNSVLKPIIPHVLPQGQPPLPEQPSQRKLSNKRGPPVLQNRLQKKGNTSDVTVEDKVADVKKEGEERVVISWRGAVIDTDQATESTKDGEKASWLEEVREAFRHAWKGYKDFAWGHDELRPMSKSYSEWFGLGLTLIDALDTMWIMELKEEFKEAKAWVAAELTFNKNVDVNLFESTIRILGGLLSTYHLTGDTLFLDKAKDIGFRLMPAFKTPSKIPYSDVNIGKGTAHPPRWTSDSTVAEVTSIQLEFRELSRLTQEPQYEAVVTDVMKQIHKLEGKLDGLVPMFINTNNGQFTHQGIYTLGARADSYYEYLLKQWIQGGKKENQLLEDYLQAIEGVKKNLLQKSSPNGLTFVGEVSHGQFSPKMDHLVCFLPGTLALGAHNGLPADHMDLAKELMETCYQMYVQMETGLSPEIVHFNMYQGSTRDIDVKLADRHNLLRPETVESLFYLYRFTKDHKYRNWGWEILQNFNKYTKVSSGGYTSINNVRDPDYPSPRDKMESFFLGETLKYLYLLFSDNSNLISLDKYVFNTEAHPLPIWLSTV; this is encoded by the exons ATGCACCCACAATCACAACAGGACTATGTATCTATAAGCTTTGCTGGACAAGGATGTTACAATAACAATAAGAAGTGGAGGAGGCAGTCCTGGTGGAGG AAATGGAAACAGTTATCCAGGCTGCAGCGGAgcctcatcctcttcatcagcGTCCTCCTTTTTATCTGTGGAATTGCTTCCTATCCTACTGTTACAGAACAACTCAGAG GCCTTACAGATGGAGGACCAGACACAGGCAGTAACAGTGTCCTGAAACCCATAATCCCCCATGTGCTACCTCAGGGCCAACCACCATTGCCAGAACAACCCTCTCAG AGAAAATTATCTAATAAGAGAGGACCGCCTGTCCTACAGAATCGTCTTCAGAAGAAAGGAAACACTTCAGATGTCACAGTTGAGGACAAGGTAGCTGACGttaaaaaagaaggagaagagagagtgGTCATCAG CTGGCGTGGTGCAGTGATCGACACTGACCAGGCCACAGAAAGCACCAAGGATGGTGAAA AAGCTAGCTGGCTGGAGGAGGTGCGAGAAGCTTTTAGACATGCATGGAAGGGTTATAAAGATTTTGCCTGGGGCCATGATGAGCTCAGGCCCATGTCGAAGTCCTACAGCGAGTGGTTTGGCCTTGGTTTGACGCTTATTGATGCCTTGGATACAATGTGGATCATGGAGCTTAAAGAAG AATTTAAAGAAGCAAAGGCATGGGTGGCTGCAGAACTCACATTCAACAAGAACGTAGATGTCAACCTGTTTGAGAGCACCATCCGTATCCTGGGAGGTCTGCTGAGTACCTACCATCTGACTGGAGATACGCTGTTCCTAGACAAAGCT AAAGACATTGGCTTTAGGCTAATGCCAGCTTTCAAGACACCATCCAAGATCCCCTACTCTGATGTGAACATTGGGAAAGGTACCGCCCACCCCCCCCGCTGGACCTCAGACAGCACTGTGGCTGAGGTTACAAGCATTCAATTGGAGTTCAGAGAGCTCAGCCGCCTCACCCAGGAACCACAGTATGAG GCTGTGGTGACTGACGTTATGAAACAGATCCATAAGCTGGAGGGCAAGCTTGATGGTCTTGTGCCAATGTTCATCAATACAAACAACGGACAGTTCACGCACCAGGGCATCTACACACTGGGAGCCAGAGCCGACAGTTACTATGAATACCTGCTGAAGCAGTGGATCCAAGGAGGCAAAAAGGAGAACCA GCTCTTGGAGGACTATCTGCAGGCAATAGAGGGTGTAAAGAAGAACCTGTTGCAGAAGTCTTCCCCAAATGGCCTTACCTTTGTTGGAGAAGTCTCACATGGACAATTCAGTCCTAAAATG GACCATCTAGTGTGCTTCCTACCAGGCACTCTGGCCCTTGGTGCTCACAATGGTCTGCCTGCTGATCACATGGATCTGGCGAAAGAGCTGATGGAGACCTGCTACCAGATGTATGTCCAGATGGAGACGGGCCTCAGTCCAGAGATTGTCCACTTCAACATGTATCAGGGAAGCACCCGAGACATCGATGTAAAG CTTGCAGACAGGCACAACCTTCTCAGACCAGAGACTGTGGAGAGTCTCTTCTATCTGTATAGGTTCACCAAGGACCACAAGTATCGGAACTGGGGTTGGGAGATTCTCCAAAACTTTAACAAGTACACCAAG GTTTCCTCTGGTGGCTACACCTCCATCAATAATGTGCGTGACCCAGACTACCCGAGCCCCCGAGACAAGATGGAGAGCTTCTTCCTAGGAGAGACACTGAAATATCTATACCTGCTCTTCTCAGATAACTCCAACCTCATCAGCCTAGACAAGTATGTCTTCAATACTGAAGCTCATCCTCTGCCTATATGGCTTTCCACTGTgtga